The region GAAAGTTTGATATACCCGTTCTTCCGGTTCCGGAGGAGCCATATATTCACTGCTCTCCGGTTGTTCCAAGTAGGGATTGGCGAGAATTTTGATCAGCTTTTTGGCTGGATTGAAATCGTCTTGCTCAACCGCTGCGGTGATGGCCTGCTCTATACGGTGATTCCGGGGAATGAAAACCGGGTTGACGCGTCCCATTGTCGTTATTGCTGTCGTTGCATCTATTTTTTGCCGGGCCAGTTCTTTTTCCCAGTCATCCAGCCAGACCGTGATTTTATCCTGATCAGCAAAACGCTCCAACACCGGTTTTCGGTCATCTGATAGAGCCTTGCTGAGTCCATGGAAGGTCTGGGTGAAGTCCGCTTTGGCTTCGTGCATAATCGCCAGCAGCGCATCAAGTAGTTTGCGGCCCTGCTCATTCGCAGACAGTCCGATCTTACTGCACATTTCTGTGAAATAGTGCTGCCGGAACTCGGCCCCGAAGCCTTGCACTATTTCTTCCGCATGGGATTTTGCCTGCTCGGGATCATCATAGATCAGCGGCAACAGGCACCCGGCAAGCCCGGCAAGGTTCCACTGGGCAATAGAGGGCTGGCGTCCATAGGCATACCTGCCGTAGCTGTCAATGGAACTGAACACGGTAGCCGGATCGTATCCGTCCATGAAGGCGCAGGGACCATAATCAATGGTCTCCCCGGAAATGGTTGTATTGTCGGTATTCATGACTCCGTGGATAAAGCCTATCCGCATCCATCCTGCTACCAGTTTGGCCTGAGCCGAGCAGACTTTTCCCAGAAACGCCGCGTATGGATTTTCAGCTTCTTTCAGCTCCGGGTAATGCCTCTCAATAGCGTAATCAGCCAGAGTCCGTATCCCTTCATGATCATTGCGTGATGCAAAGTATTCAAAGGTGCCGATCCTGATGTGACTGGATGCGACCCTTGTGAAAACAGCACCGGGAAGTTCCTGTTCCCGAAAAACTTTTTCACCGCTGCTGACCATAGCTAGAGCGCGCGTAGTGGGAATGCCAAGCCGGTACATGGCCTCACTTACAATATATTCACGAATGACCGGGCCAAGGGGCGACCGTCCGTCCCCGTTGCGGGAGTATTGGGTCTGTCCGGCTCCTTTGAGCTGGATATCGTACCGCTGACCGTGGCTGTTGACGAATTCACCCAGCAGCACTGCGCGCCCGTCCCCTAGTCGGGGAACGAAATTCCCGAACTGGTGTCCGGCATATACCTGGGCCAGCGGTTGTGAACCCTGCGGGGGATTGTTCCCGGAAAACATCTGTGCCAGTTCGGAATCTGTTTCCGGCAGGGGAAAATCCATTTCCCCGGCTAGTTCCCGGTTCACCATAATGATTCGCGGGTCCTTGACCGGAGTGGGATTTATGAGCTGGTAGAATTTTTCGTCCAGCCGGGCGTAGCTGTTATCAAAGGGCATGGCTACGCTTTACTTCTGTTTCCAATTGCCGTTTGCGGTCTGGATGAACCAGCCTGAAGGTGCGCCCTGCTGCCATTTTTCGGCGAAGATGGCCTTTACCTTGCCTATTTCGCTACCGGGAATATTCATGGAGGCGGCAACTTCGGTGTAGAGCTGTTCACGGGTATTATTATCCTGTGAAATCAATCGGCGCAGGTTTGCGGTCTGCTTTATGTTTAACCCGTCTTTATTGATGATCTGAATATAGCCCTCTTTGTTGATTCCTATGTTGCCTGCATTATAGAAAGGAATCAGTTTTTTGTGGTCTGCGGCGATGCTTTTTTTCAGTCCGCGGATGGCTGAATTGGATTTATTCAGGCTTTCTATGTCTGATTTGGATACGGATTGGGCATGGGCCTCTTGCGGTGTTACGAGGGCGATAAAAATTTCAAGAGCAGACTGGTCGTCTGTATTTTTCTGATTGATATCAGTTCCGTAAACGTCCTCTACAATATCTTCAGCGGCTCGCTCCACCTTGGCTGCCGGAAAGTAGATATTTACTGTGACACAGGCCACAAAGGAAAGAAGGCTGAGTAAAGTTAAAACCTGCGCGGTTTTCTTAAGCATGATGAACTCCTGTAATGTTAATTGCCGATAACCCGTTTCAGCCTTTTGAGCATGTCGGAAAAGCTGATCAGGTTTTCGGGATTGCTGTTTACCACATTAATGCCGAATAAAGGCGGTCTTTTAATGATATACTCGATTCCGTCATCCCTGATCAAGCCTCTGATCTTGAATATGTCGGCATCGAGGGTACATTCCAGACCTAATCCGGCGTAACCGAATTCCTTGAAAAATTGTGAAAACATACCCACGCCAGCCCCGGTAAGCCCCGAACCTGTCCCGATTACCGAGAGAGTATTCACCGCCTTGAGACTGATATCGCCGGATTTACCGGAACCGGGAGTAGTCCGGGCCAGCAGGTGGAAGGCTGCGGGCTGGGCATAGGCAATAATCAGACCGGTCAGGTCCAGATCCATGCGACCGGTGATGCGGCCTATATCCAAAGCCTGACTGAGTGGCTCAAGGTCGAGATGTTTTATTTTGAAATCCGCACCGTACTGCCTAGAATCCTCGAACGGATTTTCCGCAAAAATTTCATCTATTTTCATTTCCCCTCCGTAAACTTTACCGAAAAGTTTACCCGTGGTGGAGAGGTGGTCTTTCAGCAGCCAGAATTTAAGGTCGCCGCTGATCTGTCCGTCAACAGGCAGTGATTTCGGGGAGAGCGGCAGAAGATTTATGTTTCTAGCTACAACTTTACCATTGAGGACAAAATTATCGTCAAACGGGTTGCGCATTTTCAAGCTCAAAAGCTTAAGGGTGCCTCCTTCCAGATGGATGACCGGGATAGTTCCGAATTCAATGGAATTGGAAGAAACACTGACCGGAAAATCAAAGTTTCTGACCTTGAGCTCCCCGGCGGTGATTTTTTTTATTCTGATCGTGCCGGACTGGGAATAGGGCAGTGTCTTATCCGTTTGCGGGAGGAAATTTTCATTTAGTGAAAGCACAAAGGGCAGTCCGGCGGTTATCCCTTCGAAAACTGCCTTGTCCTTGCTTACCGTGCAATTTTCAAAGTTCATTTTGCCTTTCAGATGTGTTCTCGTCCTGTTTCCGTCGAATTTGCAATGCATGGAAAATTTGCCGCTGCCGTCAAGGCCTTCAAGGGAAAAGGGATCTATTGCGAAGGTTCTGAAGGGTGTTGCCAATTCATCTGTTCTGAGCGTCGATGTACCGGAAAAATGTAGATCATCGAATATGCTTCTCAAGTCGGCGGAGGCTTTCAGGATGCCCATACCTTTCCATTCTGTGTGGGCCGTGATGTTCATATTCCCGTTGCTGTCCGGCAGCGGGAATTTAATTTCAGAAAAGAGAGGATGTGCTCCGAAATTTACATAGAAGGTTTCATAAAGAGCTTCGCCGGATTTAATATTTATGGTCAGGGCTGAGCCATTCTTTTCAAAAGGGTGGTTAATTGTAATGCTTCCGGCCATGCTGTCCACCAGCGCCATTCCATCTGGCGAGCTCGCGGACAGTGCGGAAAATTTAAGACTCAGGTCAGCTTCCGGGGAATTTTGTATATTACGCAGCGCAACATCAAGCGAGAATTGTCCTGATCTGTCCCATTTTTCAAAACCCGGTATATTTAGTTCCGCAACCCGTTCAAGCAGCGGCAGCGGGTTATCGATTCTCAGCAGGCAGTGGCCGGATTCTTTCGGGGAGTAAATTAGCGAAGCGTTAATTTCTGGTAACTGTCCGGCATTAATACGCAGTTTGCTTAAATTAACGGCGCCGGAGGCCGGATCAATAATACCGGACCCGGTTAAGGTCAGGTCCGGTGTGTTTAACCCAAGCTGGGGGATTTTAATTCCCAGTGCGCGGATATTCATCTTGATTCGCTCAAGTTTTAACAGCCCATCCGCCATATCAAAGCGTGTATCAATCGTGACCGGACCGGATTTTATCGGGCCGTCCTCATTAATATATTTACCGCTGAATCTGAATTTAGTTCCCTGCAGATGCTCGATATACCCTTTTAATTTACCGGAAATTCCGGCTTGCGGCAGATTTACGGCAAATTGCCAGCGCAGCCCGAAGCTGTTTTCCTTTGCAGAAGCAGGATGTGCGAAGATTATTGTCAGCAGCAGGAATATGCAGATGCTGAAAAAGGTAAAGCGGCTGTTCATCTGCTGATTATACACGTGGGGAGGCTTACTGAAAAGCAGGACCGTCCAAAAGAAAAAAGGAAGATCTGACCATCGCAGTCAAATCTTCCCTGCTTAGGCAGAACAGAATTAAACATTAGTGCATGACCGGGCTTGCGAAGATAAATAATTATCGTCAAAAGCGGGCTACAAAGCTAATTCTTGTTTCCGTCACCCAGATAAGGATTAAAGTATCCGAAGTTCACCCACGGGCACTCATGTTTTATCCGTTTGCGGAAGTTTATAAAGCCCATACCCGGTCCGAATTCATAGGGTTCCATTAGCTCCATGTACAGGTCGGGATCGATATTCAGGTTGCGGAGCTGAATGAAATCGAATTTGGTTTTTTTCGCCACTTCAACGAGCGCGCTTACTTCGAATTCCGTATCGCTGATACCGGGAAAGTAAAGATAGTTGAGCGAAACGTGCAGCCCAAGTTCCTTGGCTTTGGCGATGGTCGCCATTACGTCATCGAATTTGTAACCCTTGGGTCGGTAGTAGGTATTGTAAACAGGTTCACGCAGACTGTTCAGGCTGACCCGGATAGAGTTGAGACCCGCAGCGGCAAGCGGTTCCATTGATTCGGTTATGGAGCCGTTGGTGTTGATGTTTACCGTACCAATACCGCCTTCAGCACGATATTTACGGATTGCTTCAGCGAGCAGCACATGTTCGGTAAGGGGTTCTCCTTCACAGCCCTGTCCGAATGAAAAGACGGGTTTGCGTTCACGTTTGGCGTGGTAATGCATAACTTCGGTGATTTCTTCAGCTGTGGGCGTAAATTTGATACGTTCCTGCGGTGAGGGAAAACCGGAGTCTTCCGGCTGTTCGGAAATGCAACCGATACAGCGGGCGTTGCAGGTACGGGCCGTGGGAAGAGGTGCTTCAAAACGGCCGAGTGCGAGATTTTTCGCAGCTGGGCAGCCGTAGGTCAGGGCACAGCCGCAAAGATGACGAACCAGCCTGTTTTCAGGCAATTCTTTCATCATGCGATTGGCACCGGCATCAATCTTCTTATTCGGTATTCTGGTGAAAACCTGCCGTTTATCTTCATCCACCTTTTTTGCGGTAACCCAGAACTTACCGTTGGCATAGCCCACTGCGCCGTATGAAAACATGGGCAGTACCGGTGCGTCTTCTGTGTTTCCATAGGCGGCAAGACCGGTCAGGGTGTGGCCCGGACAGGGGAACGCAGTGACGGCGGTTCCTTCCACCTCTACTACTTCTCCGCTTTCAGGGTCCAGTCCAATAGGAAAGCGTCCGGGGAGGAGGAAAAATTCGCTGTCCGGGGGCAGGGGGATATATTCTTCCGGTTTGGGCTGGAACAGTTCATCGCCCCGGCGGCACATCATTTCAAGTTCAGGGTGGTCA is a window of Maridesulfovibrio sp. DNA encoding:
- a CDS encoding radical SAM protein; its protein translation is MAAKKKPRPLLVFADEDGQIYDHPELEMMCRRGDELFQPKPEEYIPLPPDSEFFLLPGRFPIGLDPESGEVVEVEGTAVTAFPCPGHTLTGLAAYGNTEDAPVLPMFSYGAVGYANGKFWVTAKKVDEDKRQVFTRIPNKKIDAGANRMMKELPENRLVRHLCGCALTYGCPAAKNLALGRFEAPLPTARTCNARCIGCISEQPEDSGFPSPQERIKFTPTAEEITEVMHYHAKRERKPVFSFGQGCEGEPLTEHVLLAEAIRKYRAEGGIGTVNINTNGSITESMEPLAAAGLNSIRVSLNSLREPVYNTYYRPKGYKFDDVMATIAKAKELGLHVSLNYLYFPGISDTEFEVSALVEVAKKTKFDFIQLRNLNIDPDLYMELMEPYEFGPGMGFINFRKRIKHECPWVNFGYFNPYLGDGNKN
- a CDS encoding DUF1318 domain-containing protein encodes the protein MLKKTAQVLTLLSLLSFVACVTVNIYFPAAKVERAAEDIVEDVYGTDINQKNTDDQSALEIFIALVTPQEAHAQSVSKSDIESLNKSNSAIRGLKKSIAADHKKLIPFYNAGNIGINKEGYIQIINKDGLNIKQTANLRRLISQDNNTREQLYTEVAASMNIPGSEIGKVKAIFAEKWQQGAPSGWFIQTANGNWKQK
- a CDS encoding protein adenylyltransferase SelO family protein, whose amino-acid sequence is MPFDNSYARLDEKFYQLINPTPVKDPRIIMVNRELAGEMDFPLPETDSELAQMFSGNNPPQGSQPLAQVYAGHQFGNFVPRLGDGRAVLLGEFVNSHGQRYDIQLKGAGQTQYSRNGDGRSPLGPVIREYIVSEAMYRLGIPTTRALAMVSSGEKVFREQELPGAVFTRVASSHIRIGTFEYFASRNDHEGIRTLADYAIERHYPELKEAENPYAAFLGKVCSAQAKLVAGWMRIGFIHGVMNTDNTTISGETIDYGPCAFMDGYDPATVFSSIDSYGRYAYGRQPSIAQWNLAGLAGCLLPLIYDDPEQAKSHAEEIVQGFGAEFRQHYFTEMCSKIGLSANEQGRKLLDALLAIMHEAKADFTQTFHGLSKALSDDRKPVLERFADQDKITVWLDDWEKELARQKIDATTAITTMGRVNPVFIPRNHRIEQAITAAVEQDDFNPAKKLIKILANPYLEQPESSEYMAPPEPEERVYQTFCGT